Proteins encoded in a region of the Anopheles ziemanni chromosome 2, idAnoZiCoDA_A2_x.2, whole genome shotgun sequence genome:
- the LOC131282385 gene encoding dachshund homolog 2, with protein sequence MDSAMDTASTASDHSIASSNDSRGQNISPSISHTHNGGSGHHTHHHPHPHHPHSHPHPLDKTRTPTPVSPVLNSHNNSNGGGGGGGAGGGGGPGPLSNHHGSGRQLSASPLSAGAQAQMMGHLAHPLSPPHVSTPSSMAGMVGMPPRMAQSLSHLPPHGLGLLNSFMHHASPLDLMAAAHHHVPPRSYNSPPPISSSDPTANECKLVDYRGQKVAAFMIQGETMLCLPQAFELFLKHLVGGLHTVYTKLKRLDIVPLVCNVEQVRILRGLGAIQPGVNRCKLLSCKDFDVLYRDCTTARCLSIKPPESLNSSNSLLSHSSRPGRPPKRGPVGLSMPTSHMQHHAQLKKHRLDNGEFVYENGHLNDLPRLDKSPLLANGYNAPPTHLNHIPFMQMNPHQAAGGHPLISPGVNPHGIPRPDGSIIKGQNIPGMEAIARSHHSAGLWENCRAAYEDIVKHLERLREERGDDRTPNVDHKPRDLSSQGSGPILAESPNGQSPALNLSKSGVGEHSGGGGASGGSGGAGGGSRALSERSNPNSPEPSVHEEDENMSEANISDTEEPIEKDEDISDCERDMHSPVPATVPIPVPQDIEAHRQQALNYSSLAASVAVGAAVATGQDPSISSTETLLRNIQGLLKVAADNARQQERQTSYEKAELKMDLIREREVKDSFERQLADEKRLRALYQKRFKKERRLRMQIQERLDGERKRRVQLEDIIKASGAPAEALRIIAENITSEQQQREKERERESEREKERDKERERDRERREQRDKGQEREREHHHPQASGGASALDRNRESRGGGSEEARHRGELGERERRASSSERYSKEGSPAPILSSSSRPSQEVSPSQPQISEGKSWNYPGLDIMATGAFWQNYSESLAQELELERKARQQAVEGDVKGPLQDRSNYYKNSVLYTSAT encoded by the exons ATGGATTCCGCGATGGATACGGCGTCCACGGCCAGTGATCACAGCATCGCCTCGTCGAACGATTCCCgtggtcagaacatttcaccCTCGATCTCGCACACCCACAACGGTGGCAGTGGCCACCACACCCACCATCACCCGCATCCGCACCATCCGCACTCTCACCCGCACCCGCTGGACAAGACGCGGACCCCGACGCCCGTCAGCCCGGTGCTCAACAgccacaacaacagcaacggcggcggcggggGAGGCGGTGCCGGAGGCGGCGGGGGCCCTGGGCCGCTGAGTAACCATCACGGATCGGGGCGGCAGCTTTCGGCCAGTCCGCTGAGTGCCGGGGCCCAGGCCCAGATGATGGGTCACCTGGCGCACCCGCTCAGCCCGCCGCACGTCTCCACGCCGAGCAGCATGGCCGGCATGGTCGGGATGCCACCGCGGATGGCCCAAAGCCTGTCGCACCTGCCCCCGCACGGACTGGGCCTGCTGAACTCCTTCATGCACCATGCCAGCCCGCTCGATCTTATGGCCGCAGCGCACCACCACGTGCCACCCCGGTCGTACAACAGCCCGCCGCCCATTTCCAGTTCGGACCCCACGGCCAACGAGTGCAAGCTGGTGGACTATCGCGGCCAGAAGGTGGCCGCCTTCATGATCCAGGGTGAGACGATGCTGTGCCTGCCGCAGGCGTTTGAGCTCTTCCTGAAGCATCTCGTCGGCGGCCTGCACACGGTCTACACCAAGCTGAAGCGCCTGGACATCGTGCCCCTCGTGTGCAACGTCGAGCAGGTGCGCATCCTGCGTGGGCTTGGCGCCATCCAGCCCGGCGTAAATCGCTGCAAGCTGTTGTCCTGCAAGGACTTCGACGTGCTCTACCGAGACTGCACGACGGCCAG aTGCTTGTCCATAAAGCCACCTGAGAG TCTTAACTCCAGTAACTCTCTGCTATCGCACAGTTCCAGGCCCGGCAGACCGCCGAAGCGAGGCCCAGTAGGACTCTCGATGCCGACGTCGCACATGCAGCACCATGCGCAACTGAAGAAGCACCGCCTGGACAACGGGGAGTTCGTGTACGAGAACGGACACCTTAACG ATCTGCCGCGATTGGACAAATCGCCGTTGCTGGCAAACGGCTACAATGCGCCACCGACGCACCTGAACCACATACCCTTCATGCAGATGAACCCGCATCAGGCGGCCGGTGGCCATCCGCTGATCAGTCCCGGCGTCAACCCGCACGGCATCCCGCGGCCCGACGGCTCCATCATCAAGGGCCAGAACATCCCGGGCATGGAGGCGATCGCAAG GTCGCACCACTCCGCCGGGCTTTGGGAAAATTGCAGAGCTGCCTACGAGGACATcgtgaagcaccttgaaag ACTGCGCGAGGAGCGGGGCGATGACAGGACACCAAACGTTGACCACAAACCGCGTGATCTGAGTTCGCAGGGCAGCG GTCCCATTCTCGCCGAATCGCCGAATGGCCAGAGTCCGGCGCTGAACCTGTCGAAGTCCGGAGTTGGCGAGCACTCGGGAGGCGGTGGCGCTAGCGGTGGAAGCGGCGGGGCCGGAGGTGGAAGCCGCGCCCTCAGCGAACGGAGTAACCCGAACTCGCCGGAACCGTCCGTGCACGAGGAGGACGAAAACATGAGCGAAGCCAACATATCCGACACGGAAGAACCGATCGAGAAGGACGAAG ACATCAGCGATTGCGAACGAGACATGCATTCGCCGGTGCCGGCAACCGTTCCGATTCCGGTTCCGCAGGATATCGAGGCGCACCGGCAGCAGGCACTCAACTACTCCAGCCTGGCAGCGTCGGTCGCTGTGGGCGCAGCCGTGGCAACTGGCCAGGATCCGTCCATCTCCTCTACCGAGACGCTACTGCGCAACATCCAGGGTCTGCTGAAGGTGGCCGCGGATAATGCCCGGCAGCAGGAGCGCCAGACATCCTACGAGAAAG CCGAACTGAAGATGGACTTGATTCGGGAGCGGGAGGTGAAGGATTCCTTCGAGCGTCAGTTGGCCGATGAAAAGCGACTCCGAG CTTTGTACCAGAAACGGTTCAAGAAGGAGCGGCGATTACGGATGCAGATACAGGAGCGCCTGGACGGGGAGCGCAAGCGGCGTGTGCAGCTAGAGGACATCATCAAGGCATCCGGAGCACCGGCCGAAGCACTGCGAATCATTGCAG AAAACATCACcagcgagcagcagcagcgcgagAAGGAGCGCGAGCGGGAGTCTGAGCGGGAGAAGGAGCGGGACAAGGAGCGGGAGCGCGACCGGGAACGACGAGAGCAACGTGATAAAGGACAGGAACGTGAGCGAGAGCACCATCATCCGCAGGCATCCGGTGGTGCGTCGGCGTTGGACCGCAACCGGGAGTCACGGGGTGGCGGCTCCGAAGAGGCAAGGCATCGCGGGGAGCTCGGGGAGCGGGAACGAAGAGCCTCCTCGTCCGAGCGCTACTCGAAGGAGGGCAGCCCGGCACCGATCCTGTCGTCCTCGTCACGTCCGAGCCAGGAAGTGTCACCTTCGCAGCCGCAAATTAGTGAAGGCAAGTCCTGGAACTATCCCGGGCTCGACATCATGGCCACCGGAGCCTTCTGGCAGAATTATTCCG aatCACTCGCCCAAGAGCTTGAACTGGAGCGGAAGGCGCGCCAGCAGGCTGTGGAGGGTGACGTTAAGGGACCGCTGCAGGATCGCTCGAATTACTACAAAAATTCCGTACTGTACACTAGTGCCACTTAG
- the LOC131282869 gene encoding uncharacterized protein LOC131282869, with translation MNNTELYAVKWYKDGHEFFRYLPRNKPSKQMFLLPDVTIDLQSSEKNQVLLRNVTLASAGKYKCEVSAEAPAFLTVSGVGNMKVIALPDAGPTITGAKPWYHVGDEVRVNCSSGRSKPATILSWYVNDERAASDMLQTYYMTVDQRLRLERTILRLEFRVQPKHFKNGEMKLKCFAFLGHLDTLASESKESMDQSKRDEPTTSESRLDLWPHNVFRKELDTKQGMD, from the exons ATGAATAATACGGAACTTTACGCAGTCAAATGGTACAAGGATGGACACGAATTTTTTCGCTACCTTCCACGGAATAAACCTTCGAAACAAATGTTCCTCCTGCCGGATGTAACAATCGAT CTTCAAAGCTCGGAGAAAAATCAGGTTCTTTTGAGAAATGTAACGCTGGCTTCGGCAGGAAAATACAAGTGTGAAGTTTCTGCAGAAGCTCCTGCATTCCTGACTGTTTCCGGTGTTGGAAATATGAAGGTTATCG CACTTCCCGACGCAGGGCCAACCATTACCGGTGCCAAGCCATGGTATCATGTAGGAGACGAGGTTCGGGTGAACTGTTCTTCCGGTCGTTCCAAACCGGCCACAATACTCAGCTGGTATGTAAACGACGAACGGGCAGCGAGCGATATGCTGCAAACATACTATATGACCGTGGACCAACGCCTTCGACTGGAAAGGACTATTCTGAGACTCGAGTTCAGAGTTCAACCGAAGCATTTTAAAAACGGCGAAATGAAACTAAAA TGTTTCGCATTTCTGGGACATTTGGATACACTAGCCAGCGAGAGTAAGGAAAGCATGGACCAGTCGAAGCGTGATGAGCCAACGACGTCCGAGTCTCGGCTTGATCTGTGGCCTCATAACGTTTTCCGAAAGGAGTTGGATACTAAACAGGGTATGGATTAA
- the LOC131282866 gene encoding transmembrane protein 87A, whose amino-acid sequence MRVPLYLRLFFTFLCVNTAVGFPEQGKWDLVLTKRLTYIPIPKSLYEGFSIFLQVTCDPAQSNAPELRVNISWTLRELKCWQEYVSYSYLLQDERFPSTNNVTQLKSKNYVHRCSNDEHIVIPEVEFPGSKETHTSPSRRNSGPLNNDQRPVFTVSKDGLYIFTILIEPADKEAVRATEDLDALGDYTASVHLQIKRPSGYLSAVDWPLLPFYGAMCLVYVLLGIVWLTVSFLQWRDLLRIQFWIGGVILLGMLEKAMFYGEYQSINSTGVSVKGMVLLAEWVSCGKRTLARMLVIIVSLGFGIVKPRLGPMLHRVVGTGVLYLVLACVESFLRIMHTKNDPSNQILVASIPLAVLDSAICWWIFTSLVQTTRTLRLRRNMVKLSLYRHFTNTLIFAVLASVVFMLYSIKVHRFAECLTDWKELWVDDAFWHVLFSTLLLVIMILWRPTNNNQRYAFTPLLDNPEDEDDEEEDQFVSDAYGVKMRGARSNSPKPNAKSPTTDEENLRWVEDNIPAAIADAALPVLDSDEEIINTKFEVSKMQ is encoded by the exons ATGAGAGTGCCGCTATACTTGcgattatttttcacatttttatgTGTAAATACTGCAGTTGGATTTCCGGAACAAGGCAAATGGGATTTGGTGTTAACAAAG CGCCTCACGTATATTCCTATTCCAAAATCTTTGTACGAGGGATTCAGCATTTTTCTGCAGG TTACCTGTGACCCGGCGCAAAGTAACGCGCCAGAATTACGTGTGAACATTTCCTGGACTTTGCGGGAACTGAAATGTTGGCAGGAATACGTGAGCTAC TCTTATCTGCTTCAAGATGAAAGGTTTCCATCAACAAATAATGTTACCCAGCTAAAATCTAAGAATTATGTTCATCGCTGTAGCAACGATGAGCATATCGTAATCCCTGAAGTAGAATTCCCTGGTTCGAAGGAGACACATACGTCACCGTCCCGGAGAAATAGTGGACCG CTAAACAATGACCAACGACCGGTTTTTACAGTTAGCAAAGATGGACTGTACATTTTTACAATTCTTATCGAGCCAGCAGATAAGGAAGCGGTTCGAGCGACTGAAGACCTGGACGCTTTGGGTGATTACACGGCAAGTGTACACTTGCAAATTAAGCGGCCTAGTGGCTATCTCTCAGCCGTTGATTGGCCTCTACTTCCG TTCTATGGAGCCATGTGTTTGGTGTACGTTTTGCTCGGAATCGTTTGGTTGACCGTCTCTTTTCTGCAATGGAGAGATTTATTGCGCATTCAATTTTGGATTGGTGGTGTAATCTTGCTTGGAATGTTGGAAAAGGCTATGTTTTACGGCGAATATCAAAGCATTAATTCCACTGGAGTGTCAGTGAAAGGAATGGTGCTGTTGGCTGAATGGGTATCTTGTGGAAAAAGGACATTGGCACGCATGCTTGTGATCATCGTTTCGCTTGGCTTCGGAATCGTGAA aCCACGCCTGGGTCCTATGTTGCATCGAGTGGTTGGAACAGGTGTGCTTTATTTAGTTCTGGCCTGCGTAGAAAGTTTCCTACGGATCATGCATACTAAGAACGACCCTAGCAATCAAATACTGGTTGCCAGTATACCACTAGCAGTTCTTGATTCTGCAATTTGCTGGTGGATTTTTACTTCCCTTGTTCAGACTACGCGAACATTAAGACTGCGAAG AAACATGGTGAAACTGTCCTTGTACCGACATTTTACCAACACCCTTATATTTGCTGTGCTAGCGTCAGTGGTATTCATGTTGTATTCGATAAAAGTACACCGTTTCGCCGAATGTCTGACTGACTGGAAGGAACTCTGGGTGGATGATGCATTTTGGCACGTTCTTTTCTCAACTCTTTTGCTTGTGATCATGATTCTATGGCGGCCAACTAACAACAATCAACGATACGCGTTCACTCCTCTGCTTGATAACCCAGAAGATGAAGATGACG AAGAGGAAGATCAGTTTGTATCAGATGCATATGGAGTAAAAATGCGTGGTGCCAGAAGCAACTCACCCAAACCGAACGCCAAGAGCCCCACCACCGACGAGGAGAACCTGCGATGGGTCGAGGATAACATACCAGCAGCGATTGCGGACGCAGCCCTTCCAGTTTTGGATTCGGACGAAGAAATTATCAATACCAAGTTTGAAGTCTCCAAAATGCAGTAG